The sequence below is a genomic window from Cryobacterium arcticum.
CTCCATGCCCACGTCTTCGCCGGTGACGGTCTTGATCACGTCGGGGCCGGTGACGAACATCTGGCTGGTCTTGTCGACCATGATCACGAAGTCGGTCAGGGCGGGGGAGTACACGGCACCGCCGGCGGCGGGGCCGCAGATGATGGAGATCTGCGGGATCACGCCGGACGCTGCGGTGTTGCGGCGGAAGATCTCACCGTACTTGCCGAGGGCCACGACGCCCTCCTGGATTCGCGCTCCGCCGGAGTCGAGGATGCCGATGATGGGCACCCCGGTCTTGAGGGCCAGATCCATCACCTTGATGATCTTCTCGCCGGCGACCTCGCCGAGCGAGCCGCCGAAGATTGTGAAGTCCTGGGAGTACACGGCCACCTGGCGGCCGTGGATGGTGCCGGTACCGGTGACGACGGCGTCACCGTACGGACGCTTCTTCTCCATGCCGAAAGCCACGGTGCGGTGCCGCACGAACTCGTCCAGCTCGACGAACGAGCCTTCGTCGAGCAGTTCGGCCACCCGCTCACGGGCGGTCATCTTGCCCTTGGCGTGCTGCTTCTCAATGGCCGCGTCGCCGCTCGCCGTCACGGCCTCGTGATAGCGCTGCTTGAGGTCGGCAAGTTTCCCAGCCGTCGTGTACAGGTCTGGTCCGGTCGAGTTCTCAGTCACGCCGTTCACTCTACCGGCCCCACCCCGCCGGCCTCCCAGAGTCCCCGCCGCCGCGCATGACTCCTGCAATTCCCGCTCGCCCCGGCCGGATCCTGCGGTGCCCGGCCAAACTGGGCAGAATTGCAGGAGTTATGCACCCGCAGGGGTGTGGGAAGAGGCGCAGGTTATGGAATTTCCGATCAGCAGGTCCATCGGGGCCCGGTTCGAGTACCTCCCGGAGGCCGGCTCGACCAACGACGTGCTGGTGACCCGGGCCACGGGGCCGGATGCCGGGGCCTGGCCCGACCTGTCGGTCATCGTCACCGACAACCAGACCGGTGGCCGCGGCCGGCTCGGCCGGGTCTGGATGGCGCCGAGCGGCAAGTCGCTGGCCATCTCGGTGCTCCTGCGCCCCCGGCTGGCCTCAGGGCCGCTGCCCGTCAACCGGTTCGGCTGGTTCCCGCTCCTGGCCGGCGCGGCGATGACCCTGGCCGTCCGAGCGGTCGTGGACGCCGCCGCTCCCGGCGGCACCGACGGCGAGGAGGCTCCCCGGCACGAGGTCACGCTCAAGTGGCCCAACGACGTCCTCATCGACGGCTACAAGGTCTCCGGGGTGCTGTCCGAGCTGCTGCCGGACGCAAGCGGGCTGTGCATCGGCACCGGCGTGAACCTGGCCCTTGACGAACACGACCTGCCCACGCTCACCTCCACCTCCCTGCTGCTGGTGACCGGCAGCGTGCCCGACCCGGATGCGGTGCTGGCCGCCTACCTCACCAGCCTCAGCTCTCTCGTGGCGAAGTTCCTCGAGCACGGAGCCGACCCCGACGCCAGCGGCCTCCGCGCGGAGGTCAGCGAGCTGTGCGGCACGCTGGGCAGCGCCGTGCGGGTGGAACTGCCCGGAGGCAACGACCTGGTTGGCACCGCCGTCGGCCTGGACACCGACGGCCGGCTGATCGTGGAGGACCAGACCAACGGCGAGCTGCAGGCCGTGGCCGCGGGAGACGTGACCCATCTGAGGTATTAATGGGTTATGACCAACCCAGCCAGCACGCCCCCCGGTGCCGCGCCGGCGGCCGCCCCACCCGAGGTGGTCGTGGCCCGGCTGCGCTCGCACGCCCGTGTGCTCTTCTGGCCCACACTCATCCTGATCGGGGTGTGCGGTGCCACCGGCTACTTCTACGGCAGTTTCGCGGAGCCCTGGGAGAACGTGCTGGTGCTGGTCGGCGCCGCCCTCGTGGTGGTGCTGCTCTGGCTGATCCCGCTGATCGCCTGGCTCACCCGGCGTTACACCGTGACCACCCGGCGCCTCATCGTGGTGCACGGCATCTTCGTGCACGTGCGCCAGGAGCTGCTGCACAGCCGCGGCTACGACGTCAGTGTGCAGCGCACCTGGCTGCAGTCGCTGTTCCGGTCGGGCACCGTGCGGATCAACTCCGGCCTGGAGCATCCGCTGCTGCTGCGCGATGTGCCCGATGCCGGGCTGCTGCAGCGTGTTCTGCAGGACCTCATGGA
It includes:
- a CDS encoding biotin--[acetyl-CoA-carboxylase] ligase translates to MEFPISRSIGARFEYLPEAGSTNDVLVTRATGPDAGAWPDLSVIVTDNQTGGRGRLGRVWMAPSGKSLAISVLLRPRLASGPLPVNRFGWFPLLAGAAMTLAVRAVVDAAAPGGTDGEEAPRHEVTLKWPNDVLIDGYKVSGVLSELLPDASGLCIGTGVNLALDEHDLPTLTSTSLLLVTGSVPDPDAVLAAYLTSLSSLVAKFLEHGADPDASGLRAEVSELCGTLGSAVRVELPGGNDLVGTAVGLDTDGRLIVEDQTNGELQAVAAGDVTHLRY
- a CDS encoding PH domain-containing protein, which translates into the protein MTNPASTPPGAAPAAAPPEVVVARLRSHARVLFWPTLILIGVCGATGYFYGSFAEPWENVLVLVGAALVVVLLWLIPLIAWLTRRYTVTTRRLIVVHGIFVHVRQELLHSRGYDVSVQRTWLQSLFRSGTVRINSGLEHPLLLRDVPDAGLLQRVLQDLMERSQTVMSTRRQEQSAFGEESAFWTGRQP